A genomic segment from Bradyrhizobium diazoefficiens USDA 110 encodes:
- a CDS encoding (2Fe-2S)-binding protein, translating to MADVANQVANRIPTNLVVNGVRRTLDLVPWTTLLDALRDHLALTGTKKGCDHGQCGACTVLVDGRRVNSCLTLAVMTDGAEITTIEGLARDGALHPLQQAFIDHDAFQCGYCTPGQICSAAGLLAEGRAGDPDEIRELMSGNLCRCGAYPNIVAAIQQAVGRP from the coding sequence ATGGCTGATGTCGCAAATCAAGTTGCCAATCGCATCCCAACCAACCTCGTCGTCAATGGCGTCAGGCGCACGCTGGACCTCGTGCCCTGGACCACGCTGCTCGACGCATTGCGTGACCATCTTGCGCTGACCGGCACCAAAAAAGGCTGCGATCACGGTCAATGCGGCGCCTGTACGGTGCTGGTCGATGGTCGGCGGGTCAATTCCTGCCTGACGCTCGCCGTCATGACGGACGGCGCGGAGATCACGACCATCGAAGGTCTTGCCAGGGATGGCGCGCTGCATCCATTGCAGCAGGCCTTCATCGACCACGACGCCTTCCAATGCGGCTATTGCACGCCGGGACAGATTTGTTCGGCGGCCGGTTTGCTCGCCGAAGGTCGCGCCGGGGATCCTGACGAGATCCGGGAGCTGATGAGCGGAAATCTCTGCCGCTGCGGCGCCTATCCCAACATCGTCGCCGCCATCCAGCAGGCAGTGGGGCGGCCATGA
- a CDS encoding FAD binding domain-containing protein gives MINFQYSRAADVADAILLLTAHPGAKLIAGGTNLIDLMKKNVEQPSWLIDISRLPLRKIEETADGGLRIGALLPNSDLAYHPLIEQRYPLVASAILAGASAQLRNMASVGGNLMQRTRCAYFYDTATPCNKRTPGSGCSAIDGLNRNHAILGTSAACIATNPSDMSVALAALGALVHIAGPSGERTMALTDFHRLPGDTPHIDTNLDTAEIITAIELPRRGFAHNYSYLKVRDRLSYAFALVSVAAALELEGNAISEARVALGGVAHKPWRSFEAEAALRGQAATVEHFSHAADLLLQGARASAHNGFKVELARRAIVRTLMQAASATPQSQAHKKIA, from the coding sequence ATGATCAACTTCCAGTACTCCCGCGCCGCCGACGTCGCCGATGCGATCCTCCTGCTCACCGCCCATCCCGGTGCCAAGCTCATCGCCGGCGGCACCAATTTGATCGACCTGATGAAGAAGAACGTCGAGCAGCCGTCCTGGCTGATCGACATCTCTCGCCTGCCGCTCCGCAAGATCGAGGAAACGGCTGACGGAGGCCTGCGCATCGGCGCCTTGCTGCCGAACTCCGATCTTGCCTACCATCCGCTCATCGAGCAGCGCTACCCGCTGGTCGCCAGCGCCATCCTCGCCGGAGCTTCGGCGCAATTGCGCAACATGGCCTCCGTTGGCGGTAATCTGATGCAGCGAACGCGTTGCGCCTATTTTTATGATACGGCAACGCCCTGCAACAAGCGAACTCCCGGCAGCGGTTGCTCGGCGATCGACGGCCTCAACCGCAATCATGCGATCCTCGGCACGAGCGCCGCCTGTATCGCGACCAATCCGTCCGACATGAGCGTGGCGCTGGCTGCGCTCGGCGCGCTCGTGCACATCGCAGGCCCATCCGGTGAGCGGACGATGGCATTGACCGATTTCCATCGGCTGCCTGGCGACACGCCTCACATCGATACCAATCTCGATACCGCCGAGATCATCACGGCAATCGAACTGCCGCGACGCGGCTTTGCCCATAACTACAGCTATCTGAAAGTCCGCGACCGCCTGTCTTATGCCTTCGCCCTCGTCTCGGTCGCGGCCGCGCTCGAACTCGAGGGCAACGCGATCAGCGAGGCACGCGTGGCGCTCGGCGGCGTGGCCCACAAGCCCTGGCGCAGCTTTGAGGCCGAAGCGGCGCTACGCGGCCAAGCGGCAACAGTGGAGCATTTCTCGCACGCTGCCGATCTCCTGCTGCAGGGCGCGAGGGCCTCTGCCCATAACGGCTTCAAGGTCGAGCTGGCACGCCGCGCCATCGTGCGGACGCTGATGCAGGCCGCAAGCGCCACGCCGCAATCGCAAGCTCACAAGAAGATCGCGTGA
- a CDS encoding xanthine dehydrogenase family protein molybdopterin-binding subunit — protein sequence MNAYVGTATSRVDGRAKVTGAAKYAGEFTADGLVHGFVVEATIPRGRIARLDTSEALKVTGVLDVLTHAHRPPLADKDEAWKDEVAPDEGSPFRPLYDDSIKFNGQPIALVVAEEWETAKFAATLVRVEYQQEQAFATDLEAGRNKATEVKKPHEPRGDAAGALAGSAVRHEADYFIPTEHHNPMELYATTVVWDGNGRLTVYDKTQGVLNVHKYLCSVFGKKPDEIRVLSPYVGGAFGSGLRPQYQVVLATLAALALKRSVRVVLTRQQMYGLGHRPATIERVGIGAKPDGTLEAVTHEATAITSRYEDFARNDSGWAEQLYKSRNSHYSHKLARLDVSTPCDMRAPGAASGVCALECAMDELALALNLDPIELRLKCYSDRDQSEDLPYTSKQLRECYARGAEAFGWSKRNPAARSMRDDKELVGWGMATGVWEALQMPVAVRIVLSANGHAEVSCAASDIGTGTYTIVAQVAADALGLPIENISVKLADSTLPQAPVEGGSWMAASSAHAVLGAAEDIRQELARLASAMPSSPLAGIDAAEVILVDGTIASNGEKSRAVPITDAMRYGKLERIEKHKLNHFAEDKSHARNTHSAVFAEVKIDEQLGVIRVTRVVSAVAAGRILNTKTGRSQIMGGVVWGIGMALHEETVMDHRFGRIMNANIAEYHFPVNADIHDIDVIFVEERDDRINRLGVKGLGEIGIVGVPAAIANAVYHATGKRIRRFPITLDKLLA from the coding sequence ATGAACGCCTATGTCGGAACAGCAACGTCTCGCGTCGACGGTCGGGCCAAGGTCACCGGGGCCGCCAAATATGCCGGCGAATTCACCGCCGACGGACTCGTCCACGGTTTCGTCGTCGAGGCCACAATTCCACGCGGACGCATTGCCCGCCTCGACACCAGCGAGGCGCTGAAGGTCACGGGCGTCCTCGACGTGCTCACCCATGCGCATCGCCCGCCGCTCGCCGACAAGGACGAGGCCTGGAAGGACGAGGTGGCGCCGGACGAAGGTTCGCCGTTCCGTCCGCTCTACGACGACAGCATCAAATTCAACGGTCAGCCGATCGCGCTGGTCGTGGCGGAGGAGTGGGAAACCGCGAAATTCGCCGCGACGCTGGTGCGTGTCGAATATCAGCAGGAACAGGCGTTTGCGACCGATCTCGAAGCCGGGCGCAACAAGGCGACTGAGGTGAAAAAGCCGCACGAGCCGCGGGGCGATGCCGCAGGCGCGCTCGCAGGATCGGCTGTGCGGCACGAGGCGGACTACTTCATTCCGACCGAGCATCACAATCCGATGGAGCTCTATGCAACCACGGTCGTCTGGGACGGCAACGGCAGGCTCACGGTCTACGACAAGACGCAAGGCGTCCTGAACGTCCACAAATATCTCTGCAGCGTATTCGGCAAAAAGCCCGATGAAATCCGCGTGCTCTCGCCCTATGTCGGTGGGGCCTTCGGCTCCGGCTTGAGGCCGCAATATCAGGTGGTGCTGGCAACGCTTGCCGCGCTCGCTCTGAAGCGCTCCGTTCGCGTGGTGCTGACGCGACAGCAAATGTACGGGCTCGGTCACCGGCCGGCGACGATCGAGCGCGTCGGGATCGGCGCCAAGCCTGACGGCACGCTCGAGGCGGTCACGCACGAGGCCACGGCCATCACCTCGCGGTACGAGGATTTCGCGCGCAACGACAGCGGCTGGGCGGAACAGCTCTACAAGAGCCGGAACAGCCACTATTCCCACAAGCTCGCGCGCCTCGACGTCTCCACCCCCTGCGACATGCGCGCGCCCGGCGCAGCTTCGGGCGTCTGCGCGCTCGAATGCGCCATGGACGAGCTGGCCCTCGCGCTCAACCTCGATCCCATCGAACTGCGGCTGAAATGCTACTCGGATCGCGACCAGAGCGAAGACCTGCCCTACACCAGCAAGCAGCTGCGCGAATGCTACGCCCGCGGCGCGGAGGCCTTCGGCTGGAGCAAGCGCAATCCCGCCGCACGCTCGATGCGTGATGACAAGGAGCTGGTCGGCTGGGGTATGGCGACAGGCGTGTGGGAGGCGCTGCAGATGCCGGTCGCGGTCCGCATCGTGCTGAGCGCCAATGGCCATGCCGAGGTATCCTGCGCGGCGTCCGACATCGGCACCGGCACCTACACCATCGTGGCGCAGGTGGCGGCCGATGCACTCGGGCTGCCGATCGAGAACATTAGCGTCAAGCTCGCCGACTCGACCCTGCCGCAAGCTCCCGTCGAGGGCGGTTCCTGGATGGCTGCATCGAGCGCGCATGCGGTACTGGGAGCAGCCGAAGACATTCGCCAGGAGCTCGCGCGCCTCGCCAGTGCAATGCCCTCTTCGCCCCTCGCCGGTATCGATGCGGCCGAAGTCATCCTCGTCGACGGCACCATCGCCAGCAACGGCGAGAAGAGCCGTGCGGTCCCGATCACGGATGCGATGCGCTACGGCAAGCTCGAACGGATCGAGAAGCACAAGCTCAACCACTTCGCGGAGGACAAGTCGCACGCCCGCAACACGCATTCAGCCGTATTCGCAGAGGTGAAGATCGACGAGCAGCTCGGCGTCATCCGCGTCACGCGAGTCGTGAGCGCCGTCGCAGCCGGGCGGATTCTCAACACCAAGACCGGCCGCAGCCAGATCATGGGCGGCGTGGTCTGGGGAATCGGGATGGCCCTGCACGAGGAGACGGTGATGGATCACCGGTTCGGCCGGATTATGAACGCGAATATCGCCGAGTACCACTTCCCCGTGAATGCCGACATTCACGACATCGATGTGATCTTCGTCGAAGAGCGCGACGATCGCATCAACCGGCTGGGCGTCAAGGGTCTCGGCGAAATCGGCATCGTCGGCGTTCCCGCAGCAATTGCGAACGCCGTCTATCATGCCACCGGAAAGCGCATCCGCCGCTTCCCGATCACGCTCGACAAGCTCCTCGCCTGA
- a CDS encoding MFS transporter: MPAGYAADRTGRYWLITFIGYVINLFAVPAMALAGSWQVAAALVLAERIGRALRKPTVEAMLSYTTGELGKGWVYALNTSLDEIGATLGPLIIALVLLLKGDFRTGYAFLTISAVMALVALVVARVSFPLPSRLGQGDTAPAKDFGKAYWLYMLAGALFAAGLMSFELISYHLTKAKITSEQWIPVMLAISTGFGVLANLAFGKAYDRIGLPVVIAAVSVSAAFSPFVFLGGFWLVLFGMLLWGVGYAIQDTLLKAIVAEVLPDGKRNFAFGLYYAGYGVGWLVGSIVAGLLYENSRAALIAFSIVAQLASVPVFVLAGRQEGSR, encoded by the coding sequence TTGCCCGCCGGCTACGCGGCGGACCGGACTGGGCGCTACTGGCTAATCACGTTCATCGGCTACGTCATCAACCTCTTCGCGGTGCCGGCCATGGCGCTCGCTGGAAGCTGGCAGGTCGCGGCCGCGCTTGTCCTCGCCGAGCGGATAGGGCGCGCGCTGCGCAAGCCCACGGTGGAGGCGATGCTCTCCTACACGACGGGCGAACTCGGCAAGGGTTGGGTGTACGCGCTGAACACCTCGCTCGACGAGATCGGTGCGACCCTGGGTCCGCTCATCATCGCGCTGGTGCTCCTGCTGAAGGGGGACTTCCGGACCGGGTACGCCTTCCTGACGATCTCGGCCGTGATGGCGCTCGTGGCGTTGGTGGTCGCCAGGGTGAGCTTCCCATTGCCGTCGCGCCTTGGGCAGGGCGATACGGCGCCGGCCAAGGACTTCGGCAAGGCCTATTGGCTGTATATGCTGGCCGGCGCCTTGTTCGCCGCTGGGCTGATGAGCTTCGAACTGATCTCCTATCACCTGACCAAGGCGAAGATCACTTCCGAGCAGTGGATCCCGGTGATGCTCGCGATCTCGACCGGCTTCGGCGTGCTGGCGAATCTGGCCTTCGGAAAGGCCTACGATCGCATCGGGCTTCCGGTCGTGATCGCCGCAGTGAGCGTTTCGGCGGCGTTCTCGCCCTTCGTGTTTCTCGGCGGTTTCTGGCTTGTGCTGTTCGGCATGCTGCTCTGGGGCGTCGGCTACGCGATCCAAGACACGCTACTCAAGGCGATCGTCGCTGAAGTGCTGCCGGACGGAAAGCGCAATTTCGCATTCGGACTGTACTATGCGGGCTACGGCGTAGGCTGGCTTGTCGGCAGCATCGTGGCGGGTCTGCTGTACGAAAACTCGCGGGCCGCGCTGATCGCATTCTCCATCGTCGCTCAACTTGCCTCGGTGCCGGTCTTTGTCCTGGCGGGGCGGCAGGAGGGCTCGCGATGA
- a CDS encoding ATP-dependent DNA ligase yields the protein MERKAAVPVTPPSSVLEARSVDRLPRGAEWQYEPKWDDFRCLLIRSGSRLRMQSKSGRELARYFPEVAVAALNLAETQFALDGELVIPIGKRFSFDDLLQRIHPAASRVKRLATETPAVFLAFDLLGCGTDDIAGLPLTKRRPALERFAKRHFKRSEIFVLSPASRNHTDAERWLARAGGGSDGVIAKRIDLPYQTGNREGMRIKRIRSADCVIGGFRYGERRTAGRKVVGSLLLGLYDEKGQLNHVGFTSGLKSAAKAALTDQLETIVSDHSFTGNAPGGRSRWSTKRSTEWQSVKPKFVVEVSYDHSTAGRFRHGTTIIRWRPDKKPRQCTMDQLEQYSVLPAALLRAPV from the coding sequence CTGGAACGGAAAGCCGCCGTTCCGGTTACTCCACCTTCAAGTGTGCTTGAGGCCCGGTCGGTTGATCGCCTGCCGAGGGGGGCCGAGTGGCAATATGAGCCGAAGTGGGACGACTTTCGCTGCCTTTTGATCCGAAGCGGATCGCGCCTTCGGATGCAGTCCAAATCGGGGCGAGAGCTTGCTCGTTACTTTCCGGAAGTGGCAGTCGCGGCCCTGAACCTTGCCGAAACACAATTTGCGCTGGACGGCGAGTTAGTCATTCCAATCGGCAAGCGCTTTTCGTTCGATGATCTGCTGCAGCGCATCCACCCAGCGGCAAGCCGCGTCAAACGGCTTGCCACGGAAACGCCGGCCGTATTTCTCGCGTTTGATCTTCTTGGCTGCGGGACCGACGACATTGCGGGGCTCCCGCTCACGAAACGGCGCCCTGCGCTGGAACGGTTCGCCAAACGGCATTTCAAGCGCAGCGAGATCTTTGTCCTCTCTCCGGCAAGTCGAAATCATACCGATGCCGAACGGTGGCTCGCTCGGGCCGGTGGTGGTAGCGATGGTGTCATCGCCAAACGCATCGATCTTCCCTACCAGACCGGCAATCGCGAAGGCATGCGGATCAAACGCATCCGCTCCGCGGACTGCGTGATTGGGGGTTTTCGCTACGGAGAGAGGCGTACTGCCGGGCGCAAAGTCGTAGGCTCTCTCTTGTTGGGCCTCTATGATGAAAAGGGCCAATTGAACCATGTCGGGTTCACGTCCGGGCTCAAGTCTGCAGCGAAGGCGGCTTTGACGGATCAGCTTGAGACCATCGTGAGCGACCACAGCTTCACCGGAAACGCGCCCGGCGGCCGCAGCCGGTGGTCGACCAAACGATCGACGGAATGGCAGTCGGTGAAACCGAAATTCGTTGTTGAAGTTTCCTATGACCACTCCACCGCCGGACGATTTCGCCACGGCACCACGATCATCCGGTGGCGTCCTGACAAAAAGCCGCGCCAATGCACTATGGACCAACTTGAACAGTATTCGGTTCTGCCTGCGGCATTGCTTCGTGCTCCAGTGTAG
- a CDS encoding PRC-barrel domain-containing protein, whose translation MTMEDRETFSLIGSDKVEGTNVYGVDGEKVGYVERVMIDKISGKVSYAVLSFGGLLGIGDDHYPLPWQALKYDTNLGGYVTGITQYADESSWNWSDPATTRSVNAYYGVPVA comes from the coding sequence ATGACCATGGAAGATCGCGAGACCTTCAGCCTGATCGGAAGCGACAAGGTCGAGGGCACGAATGTCTACGGGGTCGACGGCGAAAAGGTCGGCTACGTCGAGCGCGTCATGATCGACAAGATCAGCGGCAAGGTGTCGTACGCGGTGCTGAGCTTCGGCGGCCTGCTCGGCATCGGCGACGATCACTATCCGCTGCCCTGGCAGGCGCTGAAGTACGACACCAACCTCGGCGGCTATGTCACCGGCATCACCCAGTATGCCGACGAGAGCAGTTGGAATTGGAGCGACCCCGCCACCACGCGCTCCGTGAACGCCTACTACGGCGTGCCGGTGGCTTGA
- a CDS encoding glycosyltransferase family 4 protein yields the protein MRIAQIAPLFESVPPRLYGGTERVVSYLTEELIRQGHQVTLFASGDSITSAELVPCVPRALRLDPDARDPIPHHALMLDKVRERADDFDILHFHVDYLHFPLFRSESGRTVTTLHGRQDLADHMPFYRWFSEMPLISISNAQRAPLPSAKFVGTVYHGIPVDLHKSTWTSAGGYLAFLGRISPEKRPDRAIAIARAAGVPLKIAAKVDKVDEAYFQQVIAPLLNGTDVEFVGEINESAKTEFLGRAAGLLFPIDWPEPFGLVMIEAMACGTPVLAFRCGSVPEIVEDGLTGRIVSSLDEAVQAIPELLALDRKAIRMRFEERFSSRRMASDYVKIYHSILRSHAARQTKISAVAALSAKAARSLEGSPAIGRLDALEQVIMRPEEGRRKGAAGAKQKRTSGCGASLGLEA from the coding sequence TCGCGCAGATTGCGCCGCTCTTCGAGAGCGTCCCGCCACGGCTGTATGGCGGAACGGAGCGGGTCGTTTCATATTTGACCGAGGAGCTGATCAGGCAAGGTCATCAGGTCACGCTTTTCGCCAGCGGCGATTCCATCACCTCCGCCGAACTCGTTCCGTGCGTGCCCCGGGCGTTGCGCCTCGATCCGGACGCCCGCGACCCGATCCCGCATCACGCGCTGATGCTCGACAAGGTGCGGGAGCGCGCTGACGATTTCGACATCCTGCACTTTCACGTCGACTACTTGCACTTTCCTCTGTTCCGATCGGAGTCCGGACGGACAGTGACGACGCTGCATGGCCGGCAGGACCTTGCCGATCACATGCCGTTCTATCGCTGGTTTTCGGAGATGCCGCTGATCTCCATCTCCAACGCGCAACGGGCGCCATTGCCCAGCGCGAAATTCGTCGGAACCGTATATCACGGCATCCCGGTCGATCTTCACAAGTCGACCTGGACGTCGGCGGGCGGCTACCTTGCGTTTCTTGGTCGCATCTCGCCCGAGAAACGGCCCGACCGCGCCATTGCCATTGCGCGGGCTGCGGGCGTGCCGCTTAAGATTGCGGCGAAGGTTGATAAGGTCGACGAGGCCTACTTCCAGCAGGTCATCGCGCCACTCTTGAACGGGACGGACGTCGAGTTCGTTGGCGAGATCAACGAGAGCGCCAAGACCGAGTTTCTCGGCCGGGCGGCCGGATTGCTTTTCCCCATCGATTGGCCCGAGCCGTTCGGGCTGGTCATGATCGAGGCCATGGCCTGCGGAACGCCGGTGCTTGCCTTCCGCTGCGGATCGGTCCCGGAGATCGTCGAGGACGGGCTGACCGGGCGCATCGTCTCAAGCCTCGATGAGGCGGTGCAGGCCATTCCAGAGCTGTTGGCGTTGGACCGGAAAGCGATCCGGATGCGCTTCGAGGAGCGGTTCTCCTCCCGTCGCATGGCATCGGACTACGTGAAAATTTACCACTCCATTCTCCGTAGCCACGCTGCGCGGCAGACCAAGATTTCGGCCGTTGCCGCCTTATCCGCGAAGGCCGCGCGTAGTTTGGAAGGGTCGCCCGCGATAGGTCGGCTGGATGCGCTTGAACAGGTCATCATGCGACCCGAAGAAGGTCGTCGGAAGGGCGCAGCGGGGGCGAAGCAAAAACGAACTTCAGGATGTGGCGCGAGCCTGGGGCTGGAGGCCTGA